One Clostridium novyi NT genomic window carries:
- a CDS encoding pyridoxal phosphate-dependent decarboxylase family protein yields MKLTENKSELIWQKILREKVHPGFIIPWKEKNKEEEFKNVINDTLYTLNELKGSKEEGKSFLGKSNCCISNYREINKVKRNANIPEKSSSIEEVIKSASKYFDGMFNWVHPKSMVNVAPPAAIPSIAGSLMGAIFNPNIVEQEYSGNIAALEIEVAAIISKLVGYDYKKATGHFTFGGTGAYLFATKLALTKLLGKESRKNGIRSDAQILVSNVGHYAMKNCSDWTGLGTNNVRNINLNEDSSMDLNHLEEVMEQCYKEGKPIAMIVATMGTTDAFAVDNIKGIVEICDRFVRKHNLKKRPFIYADAVIGWAWSVFNSYDFKENSMEFSEKTLRSIEKSVANIRNLNLADAIGIDFHKTGFTCYNCSMICIKDCNDIDMLTRDKDQMAYLYHSSAYTPGEYTLECSRGGGYALSAWCNLQYFGLEGYRVILGNLIECEMSLRNVIKEEPNLVCVNEKDNGLVTLFRVYPDKLKENINKVNFAEEQYKNEFTNPDYKEQLKKYNEYQNKIANELERMMFEENGPALSFTSKFRLSQYGEPIAAIKAYPMSPYMNFSEERLKEDIIKYVLRAKENVDKKL; encoded by the coding sequence ATGAAATTGACAGAAAATAAAAGCGAATTAATATGGCAGAAAATTTTAAGGGAAAAAGTACATCCAGGATTTATAATACCTTGGAAAGAAAAGAATAAAGAAGAAGAGTTTAAAAATGTAATTAATGACACATTATATACTTTAAATGAGTTAAAAGGAAGTAAAGAAGAGGGAAAATCATTTTTAGGAAAATCAAATTGTTGTATATCAAATTATAGAGAAATTAATAAGGTAAAGAGAAACGCTAATATACCAGAAAAATCATCTTCTATAGAAGAAGTAATAAAAAGTGCTTCAAAATATTTTGATGGTATGTTTAATTGGGTGCATCCAAAATCAATGGTTAATGTAGCTCCTCCAGCTGCTATTCCATCAATTGCGGGAAGTTTAATGGGAGCTATCTTTAATCCTAATATAGTTGAGCAAGAGTATTCAGGAAATATAGCAGCTCTTGAAATAGAGGTTGCAGCAATAATTTCAAAACTTGTAGGATATGATTATAAAAAGGCTACAGGACATTTTACATTTGGAGGAACAGGGGCATACTTGTTTGCCACTAAACTTGCATTAACTAAGTTACTTGGAAAAGAAAGTAGAAAAAACGGAATAAGAAGTGATGCACAAATATTAGTATCTAATGTAGGTCACTATGCAATGAAAAATTGTAGTGATTGGACTGGACTTGGAACTAATAACGTAAGAAATATAAATCTTAATGAAGATAGTTCCATGGATCTTAATCATTTAGAAGAAGTTATGGAACAATGTTATAAAGAAGGAAAGCCTATAGCTATGATTGTTGCCACTATGGGAACTACAGATGCCTTTGCTGTAGATAATATAAAAGGTATAGTAGAAATCTGTGATAGATTTGTAAGGAAGCATAATCTAAAAAAGAGACCGTTTATATATGCAGATGCAGTAATAGGATGGGCATGGAGTGTATTTAATTCATATGACTTTAAAGAAAATTCTATGGAGTTTTCAGAAAAAACTTTAAGATCTATAGAAAAAAGTGTAGCAAATATAAGAAATTTAAATTTAGCTGACGCTATAGGAATAGATTTTCATAAAACAGGATTTACTTGTTATAATTGTAGCATGATTTGCATTAAAGACTGTAATGATATAGATATGCTAACTAGAGATAAAGATCAGATGGCTTATCTATACCATTCAAGTGCGTATACTCCTGGAGAATACACATTAGAATGTTCTAGAGGGGGAGGATATGCTCTTTCAGCTTGGTGTAATTTGCAGTACTTTGGCTTAGAAGGATATAGAGTTATATTAGGAAACTTAATAGAATGTGAAATGTCTTTACGAAATGTTATAAAAGAAGAACCAAATCTTGTTTGTGTAAATGAAAAAGATAATGGATTAGTTACTTTATTTAGAGTATATCCAGATAAATTAAAAGAAAATATAAATAAAGTAAATTTTGCTGAAGAACAGTACAAAAATGAATTTACTAATCCAGATTATAAAGAGCAATTAAAAAAATATAATGAGTACCAAAATAAAATTGCAAATGAACTTGAAAGAATGATGTTTGAGGAAAATGGACCAGCTCTTAGCTTTACAAGTAAGTTTAGATTATCACAGTATGGAGAACCTATAGCAGCTATAAAGGCTTATCCAATGTCACCATATATGAATTTTTCAGAGGAAAGATTAAAAGAAGACATAATTAAATATGTTTTACGTGCTAAGGAAAATGTTGATAAAAAATTATAA
- a CDS encoding polysaccharide deacetylase family protein — translation MKKRLLFLVLFVIALALVRFGVKTVVLRNPTNDVSIEKNESIPVLMYHSIKYEKGNPVRLPKEKFEEQMNYLKDNNYNTLTLDELYDFLENNKPIPKKSIVLTFDDGYKDNYETAIPILKKYNFKATFFMISDYIGTGEYLTLDQLKEMQKDGFDIESHTTNHNKLTKESYQAQYKMFLDSKEKLEKLLNKKVKYIAYPYGKYNEDSIKAVKAAGYKMAVTTHCKWTDRNEEIYKISRVGISGKHDMDKFINKLNYKNFCRVYKYLLL, via the coding sequence ATGAAGAAAAGACTATTATTTTTAGTATTATTTGTGATTGCATTAGCATTAGTTAGATTTGGTGTTAAAACTGTAGTGCTTAGAAATCCTACAAATGATGTATCAATTGAGAAAAATGAAAGTATACCTGTACTTATGTATCATTCTATAAAGTACGAAAAAGGAAATCCTGTAAGACTTCCAAAGGAAAAATTTGAAGAGCAAATGAACTATTTAAAAGATAATAATTATAATACTTTGACATTAGATGAACTATATGATTTTTTAGAAAATAATAAACCTATTCCTAAAAAGTCCATAGTGCTTACATTTGATGATGGGTACAAGGATAATTACGAAACAGCTATACCTATACTAAAAAAATATAATTTTAAAGCCACATTTTTTATGATAAGTGACTATATAGGAACAGGTGAATATTTAACTTTAGATCAGCTTAAAGAAATGCAAAAGGATGGTTTTGATATAGAAAGCCATACAACAAATCATAATAAATTAACTAAAGAAAGTTATCAGGCTCAATATAAGATGTTTTTAGATTCTAAAGAAAAATTAGAAAAGCTATTAAATAAAAAAGTAAAATATATAGCTTATCCATATGGAAAATATAATGAAGATAGTATAAAGGCAGTTAAAGCTGCTGGATATAAAATGGCTGTTACAACTCACTGTAAATGGACAGATAGAAATGAAGAAATCTATAAAATAAGCAGAGTTGGCATAAGTGGGAAACATGATATGGACAAGTTTATAAATAAGTTGAATTATAAGAATTTTTGTAGAGTATATAAATACTTATTGTTATAA
- a CDS encoding energy-coupling factor ABC transporter permease, translating to MKLKRKYQLFLLVFFVGMFTVRTAYAMHIMEGFLPPMWCGIWGALCVPFVIKGLISIKKKVNINPKIKMLIAMAGAFAFVLSALKIPSVTGSCSHPTGVGLGAILFGPAVMSVLGLIVLIFQALLLAHGGITTLGANTFSMAVIGPIVSYYLYKLLRKLNLSRSISIFFAAALGDLMTYVTTSIQLSLAFPDKTGGFMMSLGKFMGIFAITQIPLAISEGILTVIVFNLLFNYNKNELEELDVISKEV from the coding sequence ATGAAATTAAAAAGAAAGTATCAATTGTTTCTATTAGTGTTCTTTGTGGGCATGTTTACTGTTAGAACAGCGTATGCCATGCATATAATGGAAGGATTTTTACCACCAATGTGGTGTGGAATTTGGGGTGCTTTATGTGTACCTTTTGTAATTAAAGGACTTATATCTATAAAGAAAAAGGTAAATATAAACCCCAAAATAAAAATGCTTATTGCTATGGCTGGAGCATTTGCCTTTGTACTATCAGCTTTAAAAATACCATCAGTTACAGGAAGTTGTTCACATCCAACAGGAGTTGGTCTTGGAGCTATTTTATTTGGACCAGCAGTTATGAGTGTTTTAGGATTAATTGTTCTCATATTCCAAGCATTACTTCTTGCCCATGGTGGAATAACAACTCTTGGTGCTAACACATTTTCTATGGCAGTTATAGGACCTATAGTATCATATTATTTGTACAAGCTATTAAGAAAATTAAACTTATCAAGAAGTATATCAATATTTTTTGCAGCAGCATTAGGGGATTTAATGACTTATGTTACAACTTCTATACAACTTTCACTAGCATTCCCTGATAAGACTGGTGGATTTATGATGTCACTTGGAAAGTTTATGGGTATATTTGCTATAACTCAAATACCACTTGCAATAAGTGAAGGAATTTTAACTGTTATAGTATTTAATCTTCTATTCAATTATAACAAAAATGAACTTGAAGAATTAGATGTTATTTCAAAGGAGGTATAG
- a CDS encoding energy-coupling factor ABC transporter substrate-binding protein has product MNTEKKTNNKSMFKKNIFLGILVVVIAVAPLIFTKGAEFAGSDDQAEEAITQVDKNYKPWFSPVWEPPSGEIESLLFALQAAIGAGIVGYYFGYAKGKKKNNESEK; this is encoded by the coding sequence ATGAATACTGAAAAGAAAACAAATAATAAATCTATGTTTAAAAAGAATATATTTCTTGGAATTTTAGTTGTAGTAATAGCTGTTGCTCCTTTGATTTTTACAAAAGGTGCTGAATTTGCAGGTTCAGATGACCAAGCAGAAGAAGCTATTACACAAGTAGATAAAAATTATAAACCATGGTTTTCACCTGTATGGGAACCACCAAGTGGAGAAATAGAAAGTTTACTATTTGCACTTCAAGCTGCTATTGGTGCAGGAATAGTAGGATATTACTTTGGATATGCAAAGGGAAAAAAGAAAAATAACGAAAGTGAGAAATAA
- the cbiQ gene encoding cobalt ECF transporter T component CbiQ produces MISIDKLSYISKLRYVNPMEKFLFSMITMFCGIFLNNILVSIIIFLVMSFMTLYKAKIPFISYYKLILIPLVFLVIGIITIAINIGYNNEFLFSFKIFGFTMGCTKEGIYNAMQILFKSMASVSCLYFLALTTPIVEILSVLKKLRVPKLFIELMGLIYRLIFVLFETMNTIYISQTGRLGYSTVKKGYKSLGQLVTTLFVRAYKKSQDMYTAMEARCYNGEINVIEKRYKISYKNIGMIIFFQIVLLIVKYKF; encoded by the coding sequence ATGATTTCAATAGATAAATTATCATACATATCAAAATTAAGATATGTAAATCCAATGGAAAAATTTTTATTTTCTATGATTACTATGTTTTGTGGAATATTTTTAAATAACATATTAGTGTCTATAATTATATTTTTAGTAATGTCTTTTATGACATTGTATAAAGCTAAGATACCATTTATATCTTATTATAAATTAATATTAATACCATTAGTATTTTTGGTTATAGGAATCATAACAATAGCTATAAATATTGGGTATAATAATGAGTTTTTATTTAGTTTTAAAATTTTTGGATTCACTATGGGATGCACAAAAGAGGGAATATATAATGCTATGCAGATATTATTTAAATCAATGGCATCAGTATCATGCTTATATTTTCTTGCACTTACAACGCCAATAGTTGAAATTTTATCTGTTCTAAAAAAGTTAAGAGTTCCTAAATTATTTATAGAACTTATGGGACTTATATATAGACTTATATTTGTACTTTTTGAAACTATGAATACAATTTATATATCTCAAACAGGTAGACTTGGTTATTCTACTGTAAAAAAGGGGTATAAGTCATTAGGACAATTGGTAACTACTTTGTTTGTTAGAGCTTATAAAAAGTCACAAGATATGTATACTGCAATGGAAGCAAGATGTTATAATGGTGAGATTAATGTAATAGAAAAAAGATATAAAATATCTTATAAAAACATAGGAATGATAATATTTTTTCAGATAGTTTTATTGATTGTAAAGTATAAATTTTAA
- a CDS encoding energy-coupling factor ABC transporter ATP-binding protein, which translates to MKEYILETKNLSFKYEDGTNALNNISLKIEKGKKIAFLGVNGAGKSTLFLNFNGILKPSSGEVLYKGEKIKYTHSYLNELRKNIGIVFQDPDNQLFSANVYQEVSFGAMNLDLEETEVRKRVDEGLKSVNMYEYKDKAVHFLSYGQKKRVSIADILVMEPEIIIFDESTSSLDPKHAKQIVEIFNEINEVGITVILSTHDVEIAYSWADYIIVMKDGKVVKSGEPVGIFKDDDFIKDVYLDKPIVLEVYEKLVEKGYIELQDNIPRNKDELIKILDNK; encoded by the coding sequence ATGAAAGAGTACATATTAGAAACTAAAAATTTAAGTTTTAAATATGAAGATGGAACCAATGCTTTAAATAATATAAGTTTAAAAATAGAAAAGGGAAAAAAGATAGCTTTCTTAGGGGTAAATGGTGCTGGGAAATCTACTTTATTTTTAAACTTTAATGGTATATTAAAACCAAGTTCAGGAGAAGTCTTATACAAAGGAGAAAAAATAAAGTATACTCATTCATACTTAAATGAACTTAGAAAGAATATAGGAATTGTATTTCAAGATCCAGATAATCAGCTTTTTTCAGCAAATGTTTACCAAGAAGTTTCCTTTGGAGCTATGAATTTAGATTTAGAGGAGACGGAAGTTAGAAAAAGAGTAGATGAGGGTTTAAAAAGTGTTAATATGTATGAATACAAGGATAAAGCGGTTCACTTTTTAAGTTATGGTCAGAAAAAGAGGGTTTCAATAGCAGATATACTAGTTATGGAACCTGAAATCATAATATTTGATGAATCTACTTCAAGCTTAGATCCAAAACACGCTAAGCAAATTGTTGAGATATTTAATGAGATAAATGAAGTTGGAATAACAGTAATATTATCAACACATGATGTTGAAATTGCATATTCATGGGCAGATTATATTATAGTTATGAAAGATGGAAAAGTAGTAAAATCAGGAGAACCTGTTGGAATTTTTAAGGATGATGATTTTATAAAGGATGTTTATTTAGATAAGCCTATTGTACTAGAAGTATATGAAAAGTTAGTTGAAAAAGGATACATAGAATTACAAGATAATATACCTAGAAATAAAGATGAACTTATAAAAATATTAGATAACAAATAA
- a CDS encoding sodium-dependent transporter — translation MKTRETFSGKLGFVLACLGSAIGLGNIWMFPWRLGQFGGAAFLIPYFICVFILGTTGLIIEFSFGRSRRCGSLKGIQDTFEEKNKPFGKILSIIPTLAVACTLIFYSVVVGWIFKYFFLSLNGRIYKENIGSYFDSFAGTSSSIPWHLLALVITVAIVLLGITKGIEKANKILMPGLFIVFIILLIRSVTLKGAIAGLEYLLVPHWEFLLKPMTWIMALGQAFFTVSLNGAGMVVYGSYLKDKEDIPSAALNVAIFDTISALLAAFIIMPAVFSFGLDPTSGPSLLFITMPHIFNSMPLGYLFGILFFLSIIFAGVSSAMNMLEAPSEALISKFKFKRIFAVLLVAVIAFLIGLPLDLSMDRFGKWADFVTIYLAPIGSIIASITFIWVYGFDNAIKDINKGSKKPLGKWFKPMSTIFIAAATLVLILGIIYNGIG, via the coding sequence ATGAAAACTAGAGAAACTTTCTCTGGGAAACTTGGCTTTGTTCTTGCGTGTTTAGGTTCTGCTATAGGACTAGGTAACATATGGATGTTTCCCTGGAGATTAGGTCAATTTGGGGGTGCCGCGTTTCTCATTCCCTACTTTATTTGCGTTTTTATTTTAGGTACTACGGGGCTTATTATAGAATTTAGTTTTGGAAGATCTAGAAGATGTGGTTCTTTGAAAGGAATTCAAGATACTTTTGAAGAAAAAAATAAACCCTTTGGTAAAATCTTAAGTATAATACCTACTCTTGCGGTAGCTTGTACACTAATTTTCTACTCTGTGGTTGTTGGATGGATATTTAAATATTTCTTCCTATCACTAAACGGTCGTATATATAAAGAAAATATAGGAAGCTATTTTGATAGCTTTGCAGGTACTTCTTCTAGTATTCCTTGGCACTTATTAGCACTTGTAATTACAGTTGCTATTGTTCTACTAGGAATAACTAAAGGAATCGAAAAAGCTAACAAAATTCTAATGCCTGGACTTTTCATAGTATTTATTATTCTTCTTATAAGATCAGTTACACTAAAAGGTGCTATTGCTGGACTTGAATATTTATTAGTTCCTCATTGGGAATTTTTATTAAAACCTATGACTTGGATTATGGCTTTAGGTCAAGCCTTTTTTACTGTTTCTTTAAATGGTGCAGGTATGGTTGTTTACGGTAGTTACTTAAAAGATAAAGAAGATATACCTTCTGCAGCTTTAAATGTAGCTATTTTTGATACTATTTCAGCATTACTTGCTGCATTTATTATAATGCCAGCAGTATTTTCTTTTGGACTTGATCCAACATCTGGTCCATCATTATTATTTATCACTATGCCACACATATTTAATTCTATGCCTTTAGGATACTTATTTGGAATACTATTTTTCTTAAGTATAATATTTGCTGGAGTTTCCTCTGCTATGAATATGCTTGAAGCTCCATCTGAAGCACTTATAAGTAAGTTCAAGTTTAAAAGAATTTTTGCAGTTTTACTTGTTGCAGTTATTGCATTTTTAATAGGACTTCCTTTAGATTTAAGCATGGATAGATTCGGTAAATGGGCTGATTTTGTTACTATTTATTTAGCACCAATAGGCTCAATTATAGCATCTATAACTTTTATTTGGGTATATGGATTCGATAATGCCATAAAAGATATTAATAAAGGTTCTAAAAAACCTTTAGGCAAATGGTTTAAACCAATGTCTACTATATTTATAGCAGCAGCTACATTAGTATTAATTCTTGGAATTATCTACAATGGAATAGGTTAA
- a CDS encoding GDSL-type esterase/lipase family protein: protein MSKRRVRIKSLKRFLINIICIFMIFTGISLVATHKIPKEANVSAKVSSKNEVNEKLQNQIVNSEKSNDAVADNKPKEIEVENKVYFKDSLFLGDSIIEAMSFFGDLDEENVMGIIGLTIKKAIVNVDKIKNRNPDKLFIMLGHNDLENNMDMNMNNYTQLIEKLKEKMPNTKIYIQGVLPATEKAALKHKYLSPDNIKNFNDNLKQVCEKENVKFIDLSPMIKDLDKRVYEPDGIHFKEPFYKIWLDYLKINYK from the coding sequence ATGTCAAAGCGAAGGGTAAGAATTAAGAGTCTTAAAAGGTTTTTAATAAATATAATATGTATCTTTATGATTTTTACTGGAATTTCCCTAGTTGCAACCCATAAAATACCTAAAGAGGCAAATGTTTCAGCTAAAGTATCTAGTAAAAATGAAGTTAATGAAAAGTTACAAAATCAAATAGTTAATAGTGAAAAAAGTAATGATGCTGTAGCTGATAATAAACCTAAAGAAATTGAAGTGGAAAATAAGGTTTATTTTAAAGATTCCTTATTTTTAGGAGATTCTATAATAGAAGCAATGTCTTTTTTTGGTGATTTAGATGAAGAAAATGTAATGGGAATTATAGGTCTTACAATAAAAAAAGCTATTGTCAATGTTGATAAAATAAAGAATAGAAATCCTGATAAATTATTTATTATGTTAGGACATAATGATTTAGAGAACAATATGGATATGAATATGAATAATTACACACAATTAATAGAGAAATTAAAAGAAAAAATGCCAAATACAAAAATATATATTCAAGGAGTTCTTCCTGCTACTGAAAAAGCAGCTCTAAAACATAAATATCTATCACCAGATAACATAAAAAATTTCAATGATAATTTAAAACAAGTTTGTGAAAAAGAAAATGTAAAATTTATTGATCTATCGCCTATGATCAAGGATTTGGATAAGAGGGTTTATGAACCAGATGGAATTCATTTCAAAGAGCCTTTTTATAAAATATGGTTAGATTATTTAAAAATAAATTATAAATAA
- a CDS encoding DUF4358 domain-containing protein → MSNVRKNFKKTLLVLFTLIFSSSVLLACSKETKKDVSISELGQKISKSTDVSKMKQGDDSKLKKLYKIDPSEVEEFILYTAPSNIKADEIAVIKVKDSSKVKEVKEKVEKRLNKQTASFKDYIPEEYAVLEKHVLKENGNYVILVVSKDVDKIEKAIDESFK, encoded by the coding sequence ATGAGTAATGTAAGAAAAAATTTTAAGAAAACTTTATTAGTGTTATTTACACTTATCTTTTCATCTAGTGTTTTACTAGCATGTTCAAAGGAGACAAAAAAAGACGTGTCAATAAGTGAACTTGGACAAAAAATCTCTAAAAGTACAGATGTATCTAAAATGAAACAAGGAGATGATTCTAAACTTAAAAAGCTATACAAAATAGATCCTAGTGAAGTTGAAGAGTTTATTCTTTATACAGCACCATCAAATATTAAAGCTGACGAAATAGCTGTAATAAAAGTTAAAGATTCAAGTAAAGTTAAAGAAGTAAAAGAAAAAGTAGAAAAAAGACTTAATAAACAAACGGCAAGCTTTAAAGATTATATTCCAGAAGAATATGCAGTATTAGAAAAACATGTTTTAAAAGAAAATGGAAATTATGTAATACTAGTAGTATCAAAAGATGTTGATAAAATTGAAAAAGCTATTGATGAAAGTTTTAAATAG
- a CDS encoding MBOAT family O-acyltransferase, with amino-acid sequence MVFSSLTFMFVFLPITLILYYLSPKSFRNLVIFLASLVFYAWGEPIYILIMIFSTVFDYCNGLLIDKFKDNKKITRCVFLNSMIVNLGILGFFKYYNFLIGNINDILHINIATTSFPLPIGISFYTFQTMSYVIDLYFEKVEVQKNIISFGTYVTMFPQLVAGPIVKYGDIAKQLNKRKESLNKFGDGAQLFIIGLGKKVLLANNVGLLWRSIKTTPLGELSIVSAWIGIIGFTFQIYFDFSGYSDMAIGLGKMFGFDLIKNFDYPYISRSITEFWRRWHMSLGSWFREYVYIPLGGNKNGALKQYRNLFVVWFLTGLWHGASWNFVLWGLYFGVFVTLEKIFILKLLKKSPKFISHIYTMFLVIIGWVLFEFDDMSACISFMKVLFGFGKNAIVNTQAMYYMYTNWILFVILIICSTPLPMKVISFIKKKLNTISSVALPVAYLIIMFISTAYLVNDTYNPFLYFKF; translated from the coding sequence TTGGTTTTTAGTAGTTTGACATTTATGTTTGTATTTCTACCTATAACACTTATATTGTATTATTTGTCACCAAAATCTTTTAGAAATTTAGTGATATTTTTAGCTAGTCTTGTATTTTATGCTTGGGGAGAACCTATTTATATATTAATCATGATATTTTCTACTGTATTTGATTATTGTAATGGACTTCTTATAGATAAGTTCAAAGACAATAAAAAAATTACAAGATGTGTGTTTTTAAATTCTATGATTGTTAATTTAGGTATATTAGGATTTTTTAAATATTATAATTTTTTAATAGGCAACATAAACGATATTTTACATATAAATATAGCTACAACAAGTTTTCCATTACCTATAGGAATATCTTTTTATACTTTTCAAACAATGTCTTATGTAATTGATTTGTACTTTGAAAAAGTAGAGGTTCAAAAAAATATTATATCTTTTGGAACATATGTAACTATGTTTCCGCAGTTGGTAGCTGGACCTATAGTTAAGTATGGAGATATTGCAAAGCAATTAAATAAGAGAAAAGAGAGTTTAAACAAATTTGGAGATGGGGCACAACTATTTATAATTGGTCTTGGTAAGAAGGTTCTTTTAGCCAATAATGTAGGATTACTATGGAGAAGTATAAAAACAACTCCACTAGGTGAATTATCAATAGTATCTGCGTGGATTGGAATAATTGGATTTACATTTCAAATTTATTTCGATTTTAGCGGATATTCTGATATGGCAATAGGACTTGGAAAAATGTTTGGTTTTGATCTTATTAAAAACTTTGATTATCCATACATTTCAAGAAGTATTACAGAATTTTGGAGAAGATGGCACATGTCATTAGGATCTTGGTTTAGAGAATATGTATATATACCTTTAGGTGGAAATAAAAATGGGGCTTTGAAACAATATAGAAATTTATTTGTAGTTTGGTTCTTAACAGGACTATGGCATGGTGCTAGTTGGAACTTTGTTTTATGGGGACTTTACTTTGGGGTTTTTGTAACATTAGAAAAAATATTTATTTTAAAATTGTTAAAAAAGAGTCCTAAATTTATATCACATATATATACTATGTTTTTAGTTATTATAGGATGGGTTTTATTCGAATTTGACGATATGAGTGCTTGTATTAGTTTTATGAAAGTATTATTTGGATTTGGAAAAAATGCAATTGTAAATACACAAGCAATGTACTATATGTATACTAATTGGATATTATTTGTGATTTTAATCATTTGTTCGACACCATTACCTATGAAGGTTATATCATTTATAAAGAAAAAATTAAATACTATTAGTTCCGTAGCTTTACCTGTAGCATATTTAATTATAATGTTTATTTCTACAGCTTATCTTGTAAATGATACATATAATCCGTTTTTATACTTTAAATTTTAA
- a CDS encoding cell wall hydrolase — translation MAYSDRELLARIIKCEAGGEGEDGMKAVATVIMNRVRVPYGEYNRICQGDIRKVIYQEGQFDCVRSVLGGQPNPQTIWSNPPEQIHYDIADWALAGNRLYNIGYSLWYFNPFAPSCPYNFPYNGTGSFQIRVVQHCFYNPTELYAET, via the coding sequence TTGGCTTATTCTGATAGAGAACTTTTAGCTAGAATTATAAAATGTGAAGCTGGTGGCGAAGGTGAAGATGGTATGAAAGCTGTAGCCACTGTAATAATGAACAGAGTTAGAGTACCTTATGGTGAATACAATAGAATCTGTCAAGGTGATATAAGAAAAGTAATTTATCAAGAGGGACAATTTGACTGTGTTCGTTCAGTACTTGGGGGACAGCCTAACCCACAAACAATTTGGTCTAACCCTCCAGAACAAATTCACTATGACATAGCTGATTGGGCACTTGCTGGAAATAGACTATATAACATAGGTTATTCCTTATGGTATTTTAATCCATTCGCACCTAGTTGTCCATATAACTTTCCTTACAATGGTACAGGATCATTTCAAATTAGAGTAGTACAACACTGTTTTTATAATCCAACGGAACTTTATGCTGAAACTTAG
- the lepB gene encoding signal peptidase I yields the protein MNSKKIFNEWVMPIGFAVILVLLIHKFLFFQVSVPTRSMYPTIKTGDRIIVSRVYKKEKLQRGDIVVFYSKELDKTLIKRLVGLPGDNIIVDIDGRVHINGQEIDEQYVVYNGGKTGEYKVPKGCYFFLGDNRANSWDARYWNQTYIPEEDIKGKAQFIVFPFSRAGKFKIGESVEK from the coding sequence ATGAATTCAAAAAAGATTTTTAATGAATGGGTAATGCCTATAGGTTTTGCTGTAATTCTTGTATTATTAATACATAAATTTTTATTTTTTCAAGTATCAGTTCCTACGAGATCAATGTATCCTACAATAAAGACAGGGGATAGAATAATTGTTTCGAGAGTATACAAAAAAGAAAAGTTACAAAGAGGCGATATAGTTGTATTTTACTCAAAAGAATTAGATAAAACACTTATAAAAAGATTAGTTGGATTACCAGGGGATAATATTATTGTAGATATAGATGGAAGAGTACATATAAATGGACAAGAAATTGATGAACAATATGTAGTTTATAATGGAGGAAAAACAGGAGAGTATAAGGTTCCAAAGGGATGTTACTTTTTCTTAGGTGACAATAGAGCTAATTCTTGGGATGCTAGATATTGGAATCAAACTTATATTCCAGAAGAAGATATAAAAGGGAAAGCTCAATTTATAGTATTCCCATTTAGTAGAGCTGGTAAGTTTAAAATAGGAGAATCAGTCGAAAAATAA